In Populus alba chromosome 1, ASM523922v2, whole genome shotgun sequence, a single window of DNA contains:
- the LOC118049012 gene encoding protein PIN-LIKES 3 isoform X1 translates to MGFLDLFVVAMVPVLKVLLITLVGLFLALDRIDLLGSTARPYLNNLIFYVFSPALVSSQLAGTITLQSLASLWFMPVNILLTFIIGSVLAWILIKITRTPPHLQGLVIGCCSAGNLGNLLLIIVPAVCNESNSPFGDSTVCSSYGMAYASLSMAVGAIYIWTYVYIIMRIYADNSAENTENVSIADSESYTEALLPSSEKSSCHDHSELPETMSEGKKVTFMERTFWNFKKFAANTNLKKVFAPATIAAMFGFLIGTISPIRKVIIGDSAPLRVLESSASLLGQASIPCMALIMGSNLLKGLRRSEINVSVIAGIVVVRNFFLPLIGIGIVKAAHHFGLVGSDSLYQFILLLQYALPPAMAIGVMAQLFKAGESECSVIMLWCYVLAAFSLTLWSTFYMWLLG, encoded by the exons ATGGGATTTCTTGATCTTTTTGTCGTGGCAatggttccagttctgaaaGTACTCTTGATTACTCTAGTTGGCTTGTTTCTTGCGCTTGATCGTATCGATCTCTTGGGATCGACTGCAAGACCCTATTTAAATAAT CTTATATTCTATGTGTTCAGTCCAGCGCTCGTGTCTAGCCAGCTTGCTGGAACTATTACTCTTCAAAGTTTGGCTAGCTT ATGGTTCATGCCTGTGAATATCCTTCTGACATTCATAATTGGCTCTGTACTTGCTTGGATTCTCATTAAAATCACCAGAACTCCACCACACCTCCAAGGCCTCGTCATTGGTTGTTGTTCTGCTGGAAATTTAGGGAACTTGCTTCTCATTATTGTTCCTGCAGTCTGCAACGAGTCAAATAGCCCATTCGGAGATTCAACTGTCTGCTCTTCTTATGGAATGGCTTATGCTTCTCTTTCTATGGCT GTTGGAGCTATTTATATATGGACATATGTGTATATTATCATGAGGATATATGCTGATAACAGTGCTGAAAACACTGAAAATGTATCGATAGCCGATTCTGAAAGTTACACAGAGGCCTTACTTCCTTCAAGTGAAAAGTCTAGCTGCCATGATCATTCTGAACTTCCTGAAACTATGTCTGAGGGAAAA AAGGTGACATTCATGGAGAGGACTTTTTGGAATTTTAAGAAATTCGCAGCAAACACCAACCTCAAGAAGGTGTTTGCACCAGCTACAATTGCCGCG ATGTTCGGGTTTCTCATTGGGACAATCTCCCCAATCCGGAAGGTGATTATTGGTGACAGTGCTCCTCTTCGGGTGCTTGAAAGCTCTGCATCTTTGCTAGG ACAGGCATCAATACCATGCATGGCCCTGATAATGGGATCAAACCTCCTTAAAG GTTTAAGAAGATCAGAAATAAATGTATCAGTCATTGCAGGGATAGTGGTGGTGAGGAATTTTTTCTTGCCACTTATAGGCATTGGTATTGTTAAAGCAGCACACCATTTCGGTTTGGTTGGCTCAGATTCTTTATATCAGTTCATTCTTTTGCTTCAATATGCACTTCCACCTGCAATGGCTATAG GGGTTATGGCTCAGCTTTTCAAGGCTGGTGAGAGTGAATGTTCTGTCATTATGCTGTGGTGTTACGTTTTGGCTGCATTTTCTCTTACCCTTTGGTCAACCTTTTACATGTGGCTTTTGGGGTAA
- the LOC140954124 gene encoding vacuolar iron transporter homolog 1-like isoform X1, producing the protein MASHQISETCAEHKISVADEDAQKVQRLWRAQWLRAAILGANDGLLSTTSLMLGVGAAKEDSRSMVLSGLAGALAGACSMAVGEFVSVSTQRDIERETVSDFSSKNDGKDSPGIGLDVTVTLASMNGEAKLDDPPGNIQFAKLISGPTQRRSPSMIHEPKLPPGMSPGRSPAMKVIQEDAKKSAEIMLEDDREEVLTNPYKASMTSVALAFFGGLGAYLGGSPVRISAVSILLGGWIAMAFTYGLLKPFDKDRS; encoded by the exons ATGGCTTCACATCAAATATCAGAAACTTGTGCTGAACATAAGATTTCAGTAGCTGATGAAGATGCTCAGAAAGTCCAGAGATTGTGGCGAGCTCAATGGCTCCGAGCAGCTATTCTGGGAGCTAATGATGGTTTGCTTTCCACTACATCACTAATGCTTGGTGTAGGTGCAGCAAAGGAAGATAGCCGGTCCATGGTCTTGTCTGGACTGGCTGGAGCTCTTGCAGGTGCCTGTAGCATGGCTGTTGGGGAGTTTGTTTCAGTCTCAACCCAGAGAGATATCGAAAGGGAAACTGTAAGCGATTTCAGTtcaaaaaatgatggaaaaGATTCTCCTGGAATCGGACTCGATGTCACAGTAACGCTAGCAAGCATGAATGGAGAAGCGAAGCTGGATGATCCCCCTGGAAATATACAGTTTGCCAAGCTCATCTCTGGGCCAACACAGAGAAGGTCACCGAGTATGATCCACGAGCCAAAGTTGCCTCCGGGTATGTCTCCTGGAAGGTCTCCTGCAATGAAAGTAATTCAAGAAGATGCGAAGAAAAGTGCTGAAATAATGCTGGAGGATGACAGAGAGGAGGTGCTAACAAACCCCTACAAGGCTTCAATGACATCAG TAGCTCTGGCTTTTTTTGGAGGTTTGGGAGCTTATCTTGGCGGTTCACCAGTTAGGATATCTGCAGTAAGCATTCTACTTGGAGGGTGGATTGCCATGGCATTTACTTACGGGTTGCTCAAGCCTTTCGATAAGGATCGTAGTTGA
- the LOC140954124 gene encoding vacuolar iron transporter homolog 1-like isoform X2 gives MASHQISETCAEHKISVADEDAQKVQRLWRAQWLRAAILGANDGLLSTTSLMLGVGAAKEDSRSMVLSGLAGALAGACSMAVGEFVSVSTQRDIERETVSDFSSKNDGKDSPGIGLDVTVTLASMNGEAKLDDPPGNIQFAKLISGPTQRRSPSMIHEPKLPPGMSPGRSPAMKVIQEDAKKSAEIMLEDDREEVLTNPYKASMTSALAFFGGLGAYLGGSPVRISAVSILLGGWIAMAFTYGLLKPFDKDRS, from the exons ATGGCTTCACATCAAATATCAGAAACTTGTGCTGAACATAAGATTTCAGTAGCTGATGAAGATGCTCAGAAAGTCCAGAGATTGTGGCGAGCTCAATGGCTCCGAGCAGCTATTCTGGGAGCTAATGATGGTTTGCTTTCCACTACATCACTAATGCTTGGTGTAGGTGCAGCAAAGGAAGATAGCCGGTCCATGGTCTTGTCTGGACTGGCTGGAGCTCTTGCAGGTGCCTGTAGCATGGCTGTTGGGGAGTTTGTTTCAGTCTCAACCCAGAGAGATATCGAAAGGGAAACTGTAAGCGATTTCAGTtcaaaaaatgatggaaaaGATTCTCCTGGAATCGGACTCGATGTCACAGTAACGCTAGCAAGCATGAATGGAGAAGCGAAGCTGGATGATCCCCCTGGAAATATACAGTTTGCCAAGCTCATCTCTGGGCCAACACAGAGAAGGTCACCGAGTATGATCCACGAGCCAAAGTTGCCTCCGGGTATGTCTCCTGGAAGGTCTCCTGCAATGAAAGTAATTCAAGAAGATGCGAAGAAAAGTGCTGAAATAATGCTGGAGGATGACAGAGAGGAGGTGCTAACAAACCCCTACAAGGCTTCAATGACATCAG CTCTGGCTTTTTTTGGAGGTTTGGGAGCTTATCTTGGCGGTTCACCAGTTAGGATATCTGCAGTAAGCATTCTACTTGGAGGGTGGATTGCCATGGCATTTACTTACGGGTTGCTCAAGCCTTTCGATAAGGATCGTAGTTGA
- the LOC140954124 gene encoding uncharacterized protein isoform X3 produces the protein MASHQISETCAEHKISVADEDAQKVQRLWRAQWLRAAILGANDGLLSTTSLMLGVGAAKEDSRSMVLSGLAGALAGACSMAVGEFVSVSTQRDIERETVSDFSSKNDGKDSPGIGLDVTVTLASMNGEAKLDDPPGNIQFAKLISGPTQRRSPSMIHEPKLPPGMSPGRSPAMKVIQEDAKKSAEIMLEDDREEVLTNPYKASMTSAVHRITRSG, from the exons ATGGCTTCACATCAAATATCAGAAACTTGTGCTGAACATAAGATTTCAGTAGCTGATGAAGATGCTCAGAAAGTCCAGAGATTGTGGCGAGCTCAATGGCTCCGAGCAGCTATTCTGGGAGCTAATGATGGTTTGCTTTCCACTACATCACTAATGCTTGGTGTAGGTGCAGCAAAGGAAGATAGCCGGTCCATGGTCTTGTCTGGACTGGCTGGAGCTCTTGCAGGTGCCTGTAGCATGGCTGTTGGGGAGTTTGTTTCAGTCTCAACCCAGAGAGATATCGAAAGGGAAACTGTAAGCGATTTCAGTtcaaaaaatgatggaaaaGATTCTCCTGGAATCGGACTCGATGTCACAGTAACGCTAGCAAGCATGAATGGAGAAGCGAAGCTGGATGATCCCCCTGGAAATATACAGTTTGCCAAGCTCATCTCTGGGCCAACACAGAGAAGGTCACCGAGTATGATCCACGAGCCAAAGTTGCCTCCGGGTATGTCTCCTGGAAGGTCTCCTGCAATGAAAGTAATTCAAGAAGATGCGAAGAAAAGTGCTGAAATAATGCTGGAGGATGACAGAGAGGAGGTGCTAACAAACCCCTACAAGGCTTCAATGACATCAG CAGTGCATCGCATTACAAGGAGTGGTTGA
- the LOC118049016 gene encoding uncharacterized protein: MAAATLLCWCNSDLIMHGSCSRLFVRNKVMDSNQSTVKSRGSYYAYQKQKKFFVCAATEGSAKSSKSEETIPSWAKPDSDEPPPWAKGEGKENSSKQNFEVPFFVYLLASAITAIAAIGSIFEYVNQRPVFGVVNPDSIFYAPLLGFFAFTGIPFSAFLWFKSVQAANKEAEEQDKRDGYF, from the exons ATGGCTGCTGCAACATTGTTGTGTTGGTGCAATTCAGATTTGATAATGCACGGTTCATGTTCTAGATTATTTGTTAGAAATAAGGTAATGGATTCGAATCAATCAACAGTGAAAAGTAGAGGGAGTTATTATGCTTATCAGAAGCAAAAGAAGTTTTTTGTATGTGCTGCAACTGAAGGGTCTGCAAAGTCTAGTAAATCTGAAGAAACTATCCCATCCTGGGCTAAACCGGATTCTGATGAACCCCCACCATGGGCTAAGGGTGAAGGCAAAGAGAACTCATCAAAGCAGAACTTTGAAGTtcccttttttgtttatttacttgCCTCAGCAATTACAGCAATTGCCGCG ATTGGTTCCATTTTTGAGTATGTGAATCAGAGGCCGGTTTTCGGAGTTGTGAACCCAGACAGCATTTTTTATGCTCCATTGCTAGGATTCTTTGCGTTTACTGGCATTCCCTTTTCC GCATTTTTGTGGTTCAAGTCTGTTCAAGCTGCTAACAAGGAAGCTGAGGAACAAGACAAGAGGGATGGCTATTTCTAA
- the LOC118049012 gene encoding protein PIN-LIKES 3 isoform X2: MGFLDLFVVAMVPVLKVLLITLVGLFLALDRIDLLGSTARPYLNNLIFYVFSPALVSSQLAGTITLQSLASLWFMPVNILLTFIIGSVLAWILIKITRTPPHLQGLVIGCCSAGNLGNLLLIIVPAVCNESNSPFGDSTVCSSYGMAYASLSMAVGAIYIWTYVYIIMRIYADNSAENTENVSIADSESYTEALLPSSEKSSCHDHSELPETMSEGKVTFMERTFWNFKKFAANTNLKKVFAPATIAAMFGFLIGTISPIRKVIIGDSAPLRVLESSASLLGQASIPCMALIMGSNLLKGLRRSEINVSVIAGIVVVRNFFLPLIGIGIVKAAHHFGLVGSDSLYQFILLLQYALPPAMAIGVMAQLFKAGESECSVIMLWCYVLAAFSLTLWSTFYMWLLG; the protein is encoded by the exons ATGGGATTTCTTGATCTTTTTGTCGTGGCAatggttccagttctgaaaGTACTCTTGATTACTCTAGTTGGCTTGTTTCTTGCGCTTGATCGTATCGATCTCTTGGGATCGACTGCAAGACCCTATTTAAATAAT CTTATATTCTATGTGTTCAGTCCAGCGCTCGTGTCTAGCCAGCTTGCTGGAACTATTACTCTTCAAAGTTTGGCTAGCTT ATGGTTCATGCCTGTGAATATCCTTCTGACATTCATAATTGGCTCTGTACTTGCTTGGATTCTCATTAAAATCACCAGAACTCCACCACACCTCCAAGGCCTCGTCATTGGTTGTTGTTCTGCTGGAAATTTAGGGAACTTGCTTCTCATTATTGTTCCTGCAGTCTGCAACGAGTCAAATAGCCCATTCGGAGATTCAACTGTCTGCTCTTCTTATGGAATGGCTTATGCTTCTCTTTCTATGGCT GTTGGAGCTATTTATATATGGACATATGTGTATATTATCATGAGGATATATGCTGATAACAGTGCTGAAAACACTGAAAATGTATCGATAGCCGATTCTGAAAGTTACACAGAGGCCTTACTTCCTTCAAGTGAAAAGTCTAGCTGCCATGATCATTCTGAACTTCCTGAAACTATGTCTGAGGGAAAA GTGACATTCATGGAGAGGACTTTTTGGAATTTTAAGAAATTCGCAGCAAACACCAACCTCAAGAAGGTGTTTGCACCAGCTACAATTGCCGCG ATGTTCGGGTTTCTCATTGGGACAATCTCCCCAATCCGGAAGGTGATTATTGGTGACAGTGCTCCTCTTCGGGTGCTTGAAAGCTCTGCATCTTTGCTAGG ACAGGCATCAATACCATGCATGGCCCTGATAATGGGATCAAACCTCCTTAAAG GTTTAAGAAGATCAGAAATAAATGTATCAGTCATTGCAGGGATAGTGGTGGTGAGGAATTTTTTCTTGCCACTTATAGGCATTGGTATTGTTAAAGCAGCACACCATTTCGGTTTGGTTGGCTCAGATTCTTTATATCAGTTCATTCTTTTGCTTCAATATGCACTTCCACCTGCAATGGCTATAG GGGTTATGGCTCAGCTTTTCAAGGCTGGTGAGAGTGAATGTTCTGTCATTATGCTGTGGTGTTACGTTTTGGCTGCATTTTCTCTTACCCTTTGGTCAACCTTTTACATGTGGCTTTTGGGGTAA
- the LOC118049015 gene encoding uncharacterized protein: MGQEEKPELFSPLPVLTRLDRLDHLLQFLEEKHSSSGRGRHAAKSVVRTVEAEDQCKALTSALEEVQHKGTLMWRLETLENRALQLSLEVDVENTSRSSSSTIQGPEKIGHDEISTVLSKEDEQMIIANKEKQDNSLIDQEITCTAEACVGSSKASQKGRRHKMKHRKWLGWLAMGC, encoded by the exons ATGGGGCAGGAAGAAAAGCCAGAGCTCTTTTCTCCTTTGCCTGTTCTAACAAGATTAGATCGCCTTGATCACTTG CTGCAATTTCTGGAAGAGAAGCATTCCTCGTCAGGAAGAGGAAGGCATGCTGCCAAATCTGTTGTCAGGACAGTGGAAGCAGAGGATCAGTGCAAGGCTTTAACATCTGCACTCGAGGAAGTTCAGCACAAAGGCACCCTGATGTGGAGGCTAGAAACGCTCGAAAATCGAGCATTGCAG TTAAGCCTAGAGGTGGATGTAGAAAACACATCAAGGTCAAGCTCTTCCACCATTCAAGGACCTGAAAAAATTGGCCATGATGAAATTTCAACCGTACTCTCTAAAGAGGATGAGCAAATGATCATCGCCAACAAAGAGAAGCAGGATAATTCTCTTATCGATCAA GAGATCACATGTACTGCAGAAGCATGTGTAGGAAGTTCAAAGGCTTCCCAAAAAGGTAGAAGACACAAAATGAAGCACAGGAAGTGGCTTGGATGGCTTGCAATGGGATGCTGA